TACATCCAGCTCACGTCCGGTGCTTTGGAGCGGTCCCGGCGTAAAATCCACGCCTGGCCGCTCGGCCATGGCATAAACCCGAGTAGGATGGCCTTCGCCAAACACAGGCATGCTTCTAAACTGAGATAAATCGGCTTGAAATCCTGTGGTATTGAGATTAGCCAAATTATGGTTATTGGCAGCGGTAGCCCGCATAATTTGTTGGGCGCCCGTCATTGCAACATAAAGCATTCGATCCATCTTTGTTAACCGCCTGTGCTTAGCCTTTAACGAATATTGATAATCGTATCAGTAACAGTGCTAGCTGTTTCGATAGCCTTTGCATTGGCCTGAAAATTACGCTGCGCGGTAATCAAATGCACCAACTCCGCAGTGAGATCCACGTTGGAGCTTTCCAGGGCTCCCGTTTGGATCAAACCAAAGCTACCGACCCCCGCCTCTCCCGCCAAGGCGGTCCCCGAACTTACTGTTTCTGCCCAAGCATTGTTTCCCAATTGGCGCAAGCCCTGCTCATTAGGAAACTGAGCCAAGGCAATCTTACCTAGCGTGGAATTTTGCCCGTTGCTATAATTAGCCTGAATAATGCCTGTATTGCTGATATCCAGGCCGGTAAGACGACCCGACGTAAAACCGTCCTGGTTTAGGACCGCCACATTAAATGGCGAAGCAACTTGAGTCGTATTATTAGCCGCAAAATCCAACCTCATAGCTATATCGTTCGCCCCATTATTGAGGGCGAGGGGATCGGTTATCAGAGGATCCGGAACTGACCCGGTAAGAATACCCGTTGCGTCAAAGTTGAGGGTTCCATACTGGATCCCACCGGCACCAGCGGTTCCTCCATTGATATTAGCGAGGGTACCATCCAGGGAATGATAAACGGCCCATTGGTTAATACCATTGGTATCCTTGAGGAAATATAAAGTCGAGATATGACTATTGCCTAAGGAATCATAAACCGTTTCTGAAGTAGAGGCAGTATAGGTACTGGCAT
This sequence is a window from Nitrosococcus oceani ATCC 19707. Protein-coding genes within it:
- the flgE gene encoding flagellar hook protein FlgE codes for the protein MAFNTSLSGLNAASSDLDITANNIANASTTGFKRSRGEFADIFAVSSFGRSQTAVGSGVLLNKTAQQFEQGNLDFTQNSLDLAISGRGLFALSPSLNSDDLVYSRAGAFSVDKEGYVVNSSGQYLRTFPTNANGTATAASLSNSHPLRLPTSAGTPQATSQVSIGANLPSDAAALDPASLDLLDASTYTASTSETVYDSLGNSHISTLYFLKDTNGINQWAVYHSLDGTLANINGGTAGAGGIQYGTLNFDATGILTGSVPDPLITDPLALNNGANDIAMRLDFAANNTTQVASPFNVAVLNQDGFTSGRLTGLDISNTGIIQANYSNGQNSTLGKIALAQFPNEQGLRQLGNNAWAETVSSGTALAGEAGVGSFGLIQTGALESSNVDLTAELVHLITAQRNFQANAKAIETASTVTDTIINIR